The following proteins are encoded in a genomic region of Dialister hominis:
- a CDS encoding potassium channel family protein yields the protein MGRKLQFFVAGLGRFGESVAVTLEKMGYDVMAMDIAEDVVQDLSDTLGYVVCADCSDEKNLTAIGAGNADVAVVAVGELSASLMTTLLLKDMGVKKIVVKALDPLHGKMLQKIGADKVIYSEKEMGVRVAHNLISPGIVDYIEMEDNITILSIHVPQDWIGKSLIDIDVRKKYNITVVAIKRKGEMFVNPHPDMKMDVVDMLVILGDSESVKRVTATLGQ from the coding sequence ATGGGACGCAAATTACAGTTTTTTGTTGCAGGACTTGGCCGCTTTGGAGAGAGTGTCGCTGTAACACTGGAAAAAATGGGCTATGATGTAATGGCCATGGATATTGCAGAAGATGTAGTGCAGGATTTATCTGACACATTGGGTTATGTAGTTTGTGCCGACTGCTCAGACGAGAAAAACCTGACTGCTATAGGAGCAGGGAATGCAGATGTAGCAGTTGTAGCAGTAGGGGAACTATCTGCAAGCCTTATGACGACGCTTCTTCTGAAGGATATGGGTGTCAAGAAAATCGTTGTAAAAGCGTTGGACCCATTGCATGGCAAGATGCTCCAGAAGATCGGTGCAGACAAAGTCATATATTCTGAAAAAGAAATGGGTGTCAGGGTAGCACACAATCTGATTTCGCCAGGCATCGTCGATTATATTGAAATGGAAGACAATATCACGATTCTTTCCATTCATGTCCCTCAGGACTGGATTGGAAAGAGTTTAATAGATATAGATGTAAGAAAGAAATATAATATAACAGTTGTTGCAATCAAGAGGAAAGGGGAAATGTTCGTCAATCCTCATCCGGATATGAAAATGGATGTAGTGGATATGCTTGTCATTTTAGGTGATTCCGAGAGTGTTAAACGCGTAACAGCAACATTGGGGCAATAG